The genomic stretch GTGCCGAAGGCCAGAACATCGCGCGCCAGCTGATCGCCGAGGCCGACGTCCTCATCGAAAACTTCCGGCCAGGCACACTCGAAGGCTGGGGCATGGGCTACGAGCAACTGGCCGAGCTGAACCCCCGGCTCATCATGCTGCGTATCTCGGGGTACGGCCAGACGGGACCCTACCGCGATTTGCCGGGATTCGGCTCGATCGGCGAGGCGATGGGCGGCTTGCGTCATCTGACCGGGGATCCCGGCTGCGTACCTGTGCGCTGCGGCATCTCGATCGGCGATACGCTCGCTGCGCTGCACGGCGTGATCGGCGTGCTCACCGCGCTCTATCACCGCGACGCGAACGGCGGCAAAGGGCAGGTCATCGACGTGGCGCTTCATGAAGCAGTCTTCAACGTGATGGAGAGCCTGATTCCCGAGTACAGCGTGTTCGGCGCGGTCCGTGAAGCCGCCGGCAGCGCGCTGCCCGGCATCGCACCATCCAATGCGTATCGATGTGCCGATGGTTATGTGCTTGTCGCCGGCAACGGCGACAGCATCTTCAGGCGCCTGATGACGGCGATCGGCCGCAGCGATCTGGCGGACGCCCCTGCGCTCGCGAACAACGCCGGGCGTGTTGCGCGCGTTGGCGAACTGGACCAGGCCATCGAAGCGTGGACCGCGCAACGTTCGACCGAAGACGTGCTGGCCACGCTGACCGAGGCGCGCGTGCCCGTTGGCAAGATCTATACGGCCCGCGATATCGCCGAGGACCCGCACTACCGCGCACGCGACATGATCTTGCGGCAGACCACGCGCGACGGCTATGACGTCGACGTGCCGGGCATTGTGCCCAAACTGATGGGCACGCCGGGCTCCGTGCGCTCGTCGGCGCCGAAGCTTGGTGACGACACCCATGACATCTTGCGTGAGATCGGGCTCTCCGAAAGCCGGATTGCCGAGTTGCGTGACAAAGGAGCAATCGCATGAACATCTGGAACGGACAACACCGGCGCATTTACATGCAGGAAGTCGGCACGCGCGACGGCTTCCAGGCGGAAGGCACGTTCGTCGAGACGCGCGACAAGATTGCGCTGATCGACGCGCTTTCCGAAACAGGCATGGCGAAAATCGAGGTGACGGCTTTCGTGTCGCCGCAAGCGATTCCCGCGTTACGCGACGCCGAAATCGTGCTGCGTGAAATCGAGCGCAAGCCGGGCGTCGTCTATACGGCACTCGTGCCGAACATGCGTGGCGCCGAACGCGCAATCGAGGCGCGCGCGGACGAGTTGAATCTCGTGATGTCCGCGACCGAGAGCCACAACCTGTCCAATCTGCGGATGACGCGCGAGCAATCGTTCAATGGGCTGAGGCAGGTTGCCG from Paraburkholderia phytofirmans OLGA172 encodes the following:
- a CDS encoding CaiB/BaiF CoA transferase family protein, whose amino-acid sequence is MMNGHASFPSTPAALKGVRVIEMGQLIAGPFAGKTLGEFGAEVIKIEPPGAGDPLRNWRLMKDGTSVWWQVQSRNKRSLALDLRSAEGQNIARQLIAEADVLIENFRPGTLEGWGMGYEQLAELNPRLIMLRISGYGQTGPYRDLPGFGSIGEAMGGLRHLTGDPGCVPVRCGISIGDTLAALHGVIGVLTALYHRDANGGKGQVIDVALHEAVFNVMESLIPEYSVFGAVREAAGSALPGIAPSNAYRCADGYVLVAGNGDSIFRRLMTAIGRSDLADAPALANNAGRVARVGELDQAIEAWTAQRSTEDVLATLTEARVPVGKIYTARDIAEDPHYRARDMILRQTTRDGYDVDVPGIVPKLMGTPGSVRSSAPKLGDDTHDILREIGLSESRIAELRDKGAIA